From the Candidatus Fermentibacter sp. genome, one window contains:
- a CDS encoding porin: protein MRTALVLLTLVTVCAFAAEFTTGGADMWKFNGYGIFRLDVWGEEDADPDMGFSTDGDIAWTPTLNDMLSAKAELGLDANDNSVVLTDAYLNMTPADGFSIRGGQFKRMFGWGYLEPTTAMLFPDRPLYTSSGVGIFSDYGKRDIGLMLLGDFDMFTLDAAYTNGVVDTEETDSNKQFTVHGTVMPAEWITIGAALGMHTEDSEAEEDETVSGTGIDVYGLVGYPATETIDLHFTGEYLMLGDAVDEADGYEYNDQTVMTVAGGATFGLQGDMITAITPMIRYEQISPATALPEGADDPEDNYGAIDFCANFHMGSHNTLQLGARNYSFQAEGVDGYTDIILDWVMAF from the coding sequence ATGAGAACCGCTCTAGTTCTGCTCACCCTGGTGACGGTCTGCGCGTTCGCGGCCGAGTTCACGACCGGCGGCGCCGACATGTGGAAGTTCAACGGCTACGGCATCTTCCGCCTCGACGTCTGGGGCGAGGAAGACGCCGATCCCGACATGGGCTTCTCCACAGACGGCGACATCGCCTGGACCCCGACCCTGAACGACATGCTGTCCGCCAAGGCCGAGCTCGGCCTCGACGCGAACGACAACAGCGTGGTCCTGACCGACGCCTACCTGAACATGACCCCGGCTGACGGCTTCAGCATCCGCGGCGGGCAGTTCAAGAGGATGTTCGGCTGGGGCTACCTCGAGCCCACCACCGCCATGCTGTTCCCCGACAGGCCCCTCTACACAAGCTCCGGCGTCGGGATATTCTCCGACTACGGCAAGAGGGACATCGGCCTGATGCTCCTGGGCGACTTCGACATGTTCACCCTCGACGCGGCCTACACCAACGGCGTGGTCGACACCGAGGAGACCGACAGCAACAAGCAGTTCACCGTCCACGGCACCGTCATGCCGGCCGAGTGGATCACCATCGGCGCGGCCCTGGGCATGCACACGGAGGACTCCGAGGCCGAGGAAGACGAGACCGTCAGCGGCACCGGCATCGACGTCTACGGCCTGGTCGGGTACCCCGCCACCGAGACGATCGACCTGCACTTCACCGGCGAGTACCTGATGCTCGGTGACGCGGTCGATGAGGCCGACGGCTACGAGTACAACGACCAGACGGTCATGACCGTCGCCGGCGGCGCCACGTTCGGCCTCCAGGGCGACATGATCACCGCCATCACCCCCATGATCCGCTACGAGCAGATCAGCCCGGCGACCGCGCTCCCCGAGGGCGCCGACGACCCTGAGGACAACTACGGCGCCATCGACTTCTGCGCCAACTTCCACATGGGCTCGCACAACACGCTGCAGCTCGGCGCCCGCAACTACAGCTTCCAGGCCGAGGGCGTCGACGGCTACACCGACATCATCCTCGACTGGGTGATGGCCTTCTAG